The Streptomyces sp. NBC_00344 genome includes a window with the following:
- a CDS encoding helical backbone metal receptor — MRVVSLVPSLTEAVAVSAPGVLAAATDWCVRPAGLDVVRIGGTKNPDVPAIAGLRPDLVIANEEENRPADLEALRAAGLSVLVTEVRGLSQAFSELERVLAACGAGRPRWLDEAEQAWARVVPGRERTAIVPIWRRPWMVLGRDTFAGDLLSRLGVRNPYAEHPERYPRIPLGELTAAGADMVVLPDEPYRFTADDGPEAFPGLPAALVSGRYLTWYGPSLCRAPQALRAALG, encoded by the coding sequence ATGCGCGTCGTCTCCCTGGTGCCCTCGCTCACCGAGGCGGTCGCCGTCAGCGCTCCCGGGGTGCTGGCCGCGGCCACCGACTGGTGCGTCCGTCCGGCCGGGCTGGACGTCGTACGGATCGGGGGCACCAAGAATCCCGATGTGCCGGCGATCGCCGGGCTGCGACCCGACCTGGTCATCGCCAACGAGGAGGAGAACCGGCCGGCCGACCTCGAGGCGCTGAGAGCCGCGGGGCTGAGCGTGCTGGTGACCGAAGTGCGCGGTCTTTCCCAGGCGTTCAGCGAACTGGAAAGGGTGCTCGCCGCCTGTGGGGCCGGCCGGCCCCGCTGGCTCGACGAGGCGGAACAGGCCTGGGCGCGAGTCGTCCCGGGCCGGGAACGCACAGCCATCGTGCCGATCTGGCGCAGGCCCTGGATGGTGCTGGGCCGGGACACCTTCGCAGGGGATCTGCTGAGCAGGCTCGGCGTACGCAATCCGTACGCGGAGCACCCCGAGCGCTATCCGAGGATTCCGCTCGGCGAGCTGACCGCGGCGGGTGCGGACATGGTCGTCCTGCCCGATGAGCCGTACCGGTTCACCGCCGACGACGGGCCCGAGGCTTTTCCGGGGCTTCCCGCCGCGCTCGTCAGCGGACGGTATCTGACCTGGTACGGGCCGTCGCTGTGCCGCGCTCCGCAGGCGCTGCGGGCCGCTCTCGGCTGA
- a CDS encoding gamma-glutamyl-gamma-aminobutyrate hydrolase family protein gives MSHRRPLIGLSTYLEASARWGVWDLPAALLPAGYPQLVRAAGGLSAMLPPDVPGVAAELVARLDGLVIAGGPDVEPVRYGAERDQRCGPPARERDAWELALIEAALAAGTPLLGICRGMQLLNVALGGTLVQHLDGHTGAAGVFGSHPVKPVPDTLYASIAPEETDVPAYHHQSVERLGRGLVVSARSADGTIEAIEVPGRHWALGVQWHPEAGRDTRVMAALVRAAS, from the coding sequence GTGTCGCACCGCCGTCCGCTGATCGGGCTGAGTACCTATCTGGAAGCCTCCGCGCGCTGGGGCGTCTGGGATCTGCCCGCCGCCCTGCTCCCGGCCGGCTACCCGCAGCTGGTGCGGGCGGCCGGCGGACTCTCCGCGATGCTTCCGCCCGATGTGCCGGGCGTGGCGGCGGAGCTGGTGGCCCGGCTCGACGGCCTGGTGATCGCGGGAGGGCCCGATGTGGAGCCGGTGCGGTACGGAGCCGAGCGGGATCAGCGGTGCGGTCCGCCGGCCCGGGAGCGGGACGCCTGGGAACTGGCCCTGATCGAGGCCGCGTTGGCGGCGGGGACACCACTGCTCGGTATCTGCCGGGGGATGCAGCTGCTCAATGTCGCGCTCGGCGGGACGCTGGTGCAGCATCTGGACGGCCACACGGGGGCCGCCGGCGTCTTCGGGAGTCATCCGGTGAAGCCGGTGCCGGACACCCTGTACGCGTCGATCGCGCCGGAGGAGACGGATGTGCCGGCCTACCACCACCAGTCGGTGGAACGGCTGGGACGCGGACTGGTGGTCTCGGCCCGTTCGGCCGATGGCACCATCGAGGCGATCGAGGTGCCTGGCAGGCACTGGGCGCTGGGGGTGCAGTGGCATCCGGAGGCGGGCAGGGATACTCGGGTCATGGCTGCACTGGTCCGGGCCGCCTCCTGA
- a CDS encoding glutamine synthetase family protein: MPVRTPALAVEELRILVESGEIDTVVLAFPDMQGRLQGKRFAASFFLDEVLEHGTEGCNYLLAVDTEMNTVDGYATASWDRGYGDFAMHPDLTTLRRIPWHEGTALLIADLAAQDGSPVAAAPRQILRRQLDRLASHGLTAHVGTELEFIVFKDTYEQAWDRDYRDLTPANQYNIDYSVLGTGRVEPLLRRIRNEMAAAGLTVESAKGECNPGQHEIVFRYDEALTTCDQHAIYKTGAKEIASQEGMSLTFMAKYNEREGNSCHIHLSLRDEHGRSAMTGAEAGGMSPVMRFFLAGQLAALRDFSLLYAPNINSYKRFRRGSFAPTAVAWGHDNRTCSLRVVGHGPSLRFENRLPGGDVNPYLAVAGLIAAGLYGIEHRLELPEPCEGNAYEADYAQVPGTLSEAAGLWADSEVAREAFGDEVVAHYRNMARVETEAFDAAVTDWELRRAFERL; the protein is encoded by the coding sequence GTGCCAGTCCGTACACCCGCGCTCGCCGTGGAGGAATTGCGCATACTCGTCGAGAGCGGTGAGATCGACACCGTGGTCCTGGCCTTCCCCGATATGCAGGGCAGACTCCAGGGCAAGCGGTTCGCCGCGTCCTTCTTCCTCGACGAGGTACTCGAACACGGCACGGAGGGCTGCAACTACCTCCTCGCCGTCGACACCGAGATGAACACCGTCGACGGCTACGCGACGGCCTCCTGGGACCGGGGCTACGGCGACTTCGCCATGCACCCGGACCTGACCACGCTCCGCCGCATTCCGTGGCACGAGGGAACCGCGCTGCTCATCGCCGACCTCGCCGCGCAGGACGGCTCGCCCGTCGCCGCCGCGCCACGCCAGATCCTCCGCCGCCAGCTGGACCGACTGGCCTCGCACGGCCTCACCGCCCATGTCGGCACCGAGCTCGAATTCATCGTGTTCAAGGACACCTACGAGCAGGCGTGGGACCGCGACTACCGGGATCTGACCCCGGCCAACCAGTACAACATCGACTACTCGGTCCTTGGCACCGGCCGGGTCGAGCCGCTGCTGCGCCGCATCCGCAACGAGATGGCGGCGGCCGGGCTGACCGTCGAGTCGGCGAAGGGCGAATGCAATCCGGGCCAGCACGAGATCGTCTTCCGTTACGACGAGGCGCTGACCACCTGCGACCAGCACGCGATCTACAAGACCGGCGCCAAGGAGATCGCCTCCCAGGAGGGCATGTCGCTCACCTTCATGGCGAAGTACAACGAGCGCGAGGGCAACTCCTGCCACATCCACCTCTCGCTCCGCGACGAGCACGGGCGCAGCGCCATGACCGGCGCCGAGGCCGGGGGCATGTCCCCGGTCATGCGCTTTTTCCTGGCCGGCCAGCTCGCCGCGCTCCGCGACTTCTCACTGCTCTACGCACCCAACATCAATTCCTACAAACGTTTCCGGCGCGGATCGTTCGCGCCCACCGCGGTGGCCTGGGGCCACGACAACCGCACCTGCTCGCTCAGGGTCGTCGGGCACGGCCCCTCGCTGCGCTTCGAGAACCGGCTGCCGGGCGGCGACGTCAATCCCTACCTCGCGGTGGCGGGACTGATCGCCGCCGGGCTGTACGGCATCGAGCACCGGCTTGAACTCCCCGAGCCGTGCGAGGGCAACGCCTACGAAGCCGACTACGCGCAGGTGCCCGGCACCCTGTCCGAGGCCGCGGGCCTCTGGGCGGACAGCGAGGTCGCCAGGGAGGCATTCGGAGACGAGGTCGTGGCGCACTACCGCAACATGGCGCGCGTCGAGACCGAGGCCTTCGACGCGGCAGTGACCGACTGGGAGCTGCGCCGAGCCTTCGAGCGTCTGTGA
- a CDS encoding aldehyde dehydrogenase family protein, with protein sequence MHEHSVLNPATEEVIGTVRATTAAEVAAAVAAAARAQRGWAAAAPADRARLLRRFATVVDEHREELARIEVREAGHTLGNARWEAANVRDLLEYAAGGTERLMGRQIPVAGGIDLTILEPLGVVGVIAPWNFPMPIAAWGTAPALAAGNAVVLKPAETTPLSALRLAELALEAGLPEHLFQVLPGAGDTAGSALVTHPGVAKIVFTGSTRIGKQIMARCAELTKPLTLELGGKSPNIVFADSDLDAAAAAAPMSFLDNAGQDCCARTRILVQRSVYERFLELLVPGIESVVVGDPSDEKTEMGPLISESQLARVRSYVPAGAAAIRGTAPAGPGFWFPPTVLTAESPGSPAATEEIFGPVAVVLPFEDEAEAVSLANATEYGLSGSIWTRDVGRALRVSQAVRAGNLSVNSHSSVRYSTPFGGYKQSGLGRELGPDSLAAFTETKNVFISTEA encoded by the coding sequence GTGCACGAGCATTCCGTACTCAATCCGGCGACCGAAGAAGTCATCGGCACGGTCCGGGCCACCACGGCCGCCGAGGTCGCGGCAGCGGTGGCCGCCGCGGCCCGCGCCCAGCGCGGCTGGGCGGCAGCCGCACCCGCGGACCGGGCGCGGCTGCTGCGGCGGTTCGCCACTGTCGTCGATGAACACCGCGAGGAACTCGCCCGCATCGAAGTGCGCGAGGCCGGGCACACCCTCGGCAACGCCCGCTGGGAGGCGGCCAACGTCCGCGATCTGCTGGAGTACGCGGCAGGTGGGACCGAACGCTTGATGGGCCGCCAGATTCCGGTCGCGGGTGGTATCGACCTCACCATCCTCGAACCGCTCGGAGTCGTCGGGGTGATCGCCCCGTGGAACTTTCCGATGCCCATCGCGGCCTGGGGCACCGCGCCCGCGCTCGCGGCGGGCAACGCGGTCGTCCTCAAGCCCGCCGAGACCACTCCGCTCAGCGCACTGCGGCTCGCCGAACTCGCCCTGGAGGCAGGTCTTCCCGAACATCTCTTCCAGGTGCTTCCCGGCGCCGGGGACACCGCGGGCAGCGCACTGGTCACGCACCCGGGCGTGGCGAAGATCGTCTTCACCGGCTCCACCCGGATCGGCAAGCAGATCATGGCCAGGTGCGCGGAACTGACGAAGCCGCTGACCCTCGAACTCGGCGGCAAGAGCCCCAACATCGTGTTCGCCGACTCCGACCTGGACGCCGCGGCGGCCGCGGCACCGATGTCCTTCCTGGACAACGCGGGCCAGGACTGCTGCGCGCGCACCCGGATCCTGGTCCAGCGCTCCGTGTACGAGCGCTTCCTGGAACTGCTGGTCCCCGGTATCGAGTCCGTGGTGGTCGGTGACCCGTCGGACGAGAAGACGGAGATGGGACCTCTGATCTCCGAGTCACAGCTGGCACGCGTACGCTCCTACGTTCCGGCGGGCGCCGCCGCGATCCGCGGCACCGCACCCGCGGGGCCCGGGTTCTGGTTCCCGCCGACCGTGCTGACCGCCGAGTCACCGGGGTCCCCGGCCGCCACCGAGGAGATCTTCGGGCCGGTCGCGGTGGTCCTGCCCTTCGAGGACGAGGCCGAAGCGGTCTCTCTGGCCAATGCCACCGAGTACGGACTGTCCGGTTCCATCTGGACCCGTGACGTGGGCCGGGCACTGCGGGTCTCCCAGGCCGTGAGGGCCGGAAACCTCTCGGTCAACTCACACAGCAGTGTGCGCTACTCCACCCCGTTCGGCGGCTACAAGCAGTCCGGCCTGGGGCGTGAGCTGGGCCCCGACTCGCTCGCCGCGTTCACCGAGACCAAGAACGTCTTCATCAGTACGGAGGCCTGA
- a CDS encoding 3-oxoacyl-ACP reductase, whose protein sequence is MTEETSVCRRLVGRTAVITGAGSGIGLAAARRLASEGAHVVCGDIDERAGKAAADAVRGTFVRVDVTDADQVEALFGTAHETYGSVDIAFNNAGISPPDDDSILTTGIDAWRRVQDVNLTSVYLCCKAAIPYMQRQGRGSIINTASFVAVMGAATSQISYTASKGGVLAMSRELGVQFARQGIRVNALCPGPVNTPLLRELFASDPERAARRLVHIPVGRFAEADEIAAAVAFLASDDSSFVNATDFLVDGGISGAYVTPLS, encoded by the coding sequence ATGACCGAAGAAACCTCAGTCTGCCGCCGCCTCGTCGGCCGCACCGCCGTCATCACCGGTGCGGGGAGCGGTATCGGCCTCGCCGCCGCCCGCCGTCTCGCCTCCGAAGGCGCGCACGTCGTCTGCGGCGACATCGACGAACGGGCGGGGAAAGCGGCCGCGGACGCGGTGCGCGGCACTTTCGTACGGGTCGACGTCACCGACGCGGATCAGGTCGAAGCCCTCTTCGGCACTGCCCACGAGACCTACGGTTCGGTGGACATCGCCTTCAACAACGCGGGCATCTCGCCCCCGGACGACGACTCGATCCTCACCACAGGCATCGATGCATGGCGGCGCGTCCAGGACGTCAACCTCACGTCCGTCTATCTCTGCTGCAAGGCCGCCATCCCCTACATGCAGCGCCAGGGCCGCGGTTCGATCATCAACACCGCGTCCTTCGTGGCCGTCATGGGCGCGGCGACCAGCCAGATCTCGTACACCGCGTCCAAGGGCGGAGTACTCGCGATGTCCCGGGAACTCGGTGTGCAGTTCGCCCGCCAGGGCATCAGGGTCAACGCCCTCTGCCCAGGACCGGTCAACACACCGCTCCTGCGGGAGCTGTTCGCCAGCGACCCCGAGCGGGCGGCGCGGCGGCTGGTCCACATCCCGGTCGGCCGTTTCGCCGAGGCGGACGAGATCGCCGCCGCGGTGGCCTTCCTGGCCAGTGACGACTCCTCCTTCGTCAACGCCACGGACTTCCTGGTGGACGGAGGGATCTCCGGGGCCTATGTGACGCCGCTTTCGTAG
- a CDS encoding DUF2510 domain-containing protein, with the protein MTHATPPGWYPDASLPATERWWDGTAWTATTRPAAGAPPQFGPPSQGFGPQQSGPQQFGPPAPRRGHKRIAVLAAVGVVLAGAVAAGVVVAGRGDDHKGPETARSSSSPAATTDHKDSPTAGAPTADSPSLLVDQLDGITLPVPDGWEKPSSTVEDVTTMRTEHSYDCPGDTGTFCWHGRVTSRTATQTDLTTAEAVAKADIDDAAKSSYDRDIVGDLIYNGITSHTQLESKSVSVAGRTGYLIRWRVRTGAGPGGYVQTLAVPSSVGSEAIVVVRFAFDAGPDGPPTSLMDTITRGIRPIGDATSGGVGSSIGP; encoded by the coding sequence ATGACGCACGCGACCCCGCCCGGCTGGTATCCGGACGCCTCTCTGCCGGCCACCGAACGCTGGTGGGACGGAACGGCCTGGACCGCGACCACCCGCCCGGCCGCCGGCGCACCGCCGCAGTTCGGGCCGCCGTCGCAGGGTTTCGGCCCGCAGCAGTCAGGGCCGCAGCAGTTCGGCCCGCCCGCGCCGCGGCGTGGCCATAAGCGGATCGCGGTGCTGGCCGCGGTCGGCGTCGTACTCGCCGGCGCTGTGGCCGCGGGGGTGGTCGTCGCGGGCAGGGGCGACGACCACAAGGGGCCGGAGACCGCGAGAAGCAGCTCGTCCCCGGCCGCCACCACCGACCACAAGGACAGCCCCACCGCCGGCGCGCCGACCGCCGACAGCCCCTCGCTGCTGGTGGACCAGCTCGACGGCATCACCCTGCCGGTCCCGGACGGATGGGAGAAGCCGTCCAGCACCGTCGAGGACGTGACGACCATGCGGACCGAGCACTCCTACGACTGTCCCGGGGACACCGGCACCTTCTGCTGGCACGGCAGGGTCACCTCACGGACCGCCACACAGACCGATCTGACCACCGCAGAAGCCGTGGCCAAGGCGGACATCGACGATGCCGCGAAGAGTTCGTACGACCGGGACATCGTCGGCGACCTCATCTACAACGGCATCACCTCGCACACCCAGCTCGAGTCCAAGTCGGTCTCGGTGGCGGGCCGTACCGGCTATCTGATCCGCTGGCGGGTCAGGACCGGCGCGGGCCCCGGTGGTTACGTACAGACACTCGCCGTGCCCTCATCGGTCGGCTCGGAGGCGATCGTGGTCGTCCGCTTCGCCTTCGACGCAGGGCCCGACGGCCCGCCGACAAGCCTCATGGACACCATCACCCGGGGGATCCGCCCCATCGGCGACGCCACCAGCGGTGGAGTGGGCAGCAGCATCGGCCCCTGA
- a CDS encoding amino acid deaminase/aldolase, protein MTPRAADRTRYDRATAALDAPLAIVDLEAFDANADDLVRRAAGKPIRVASKSVRCRALLERVLGREGFAGLMSFTLAESLWLARSGFEDVLLAYPSADRGGYAELAADPKLAAAVTVMVDDPAQLELIDRARDGGREEIRVCLELDTSLRMLGGLVRIGALRSPLREPAQLAELARSVARRPGFRLVGLMAYEGHVAGVGDAVAGHPLRSSAVRLMQSAARRELASRRAAVVRAVRAVAPELEFVNGGGTGSVQHTAAEEAVTEIAAGSGLYVPRLFDNYTSFTGRPAALFAMPVVRRPGVGVVTVLGGGYPASGAAGADRLPVPYLPEGLRYDPQEGPGEVQTPLLGSPADDLLIGDKVWFRHAKAGELCERFTALQLIQGDRVSATVPTYRGEGHTFL, encoded by the coding sequence ATGACGCCCCGTGCTGCTGACCGGACCCGGTACGACCGGGCCACCGCCGCTCTTGACGCTCCGCTGGCGATCGTCGACCTCGAAGCCTTCGACGCCAATGCCGACGATCTCGTCCGCCGTGCCGCGGGCAAGCCGATCCGGGTGGCCAGCAAATCCGTGCGCTGCCGGGCTCTGCTGGAAAGGGTGCTGGGGCGGGAGGGCTTCGCCGGGCTGATGTCGTTCACGCTCGCCGAGTCCCTGTGGCTGGCGCGGTCCGGTTTCGAGGACGTTCTGCTGGCCTATCCGTCGGCGGACCGCGGCGGCTACGCGGAGCTGGCGGCCGACCCGAAACTCGCCGCCGCGGTGACCGTGATGGTCGACGACCCGGCGCAGCTGGAACTGATCGACCGGGCACGCGACGGTGGCCGCGAGGAGATCCGGGTCTGTCTGGAACTGGACACCTCCCTGCGGATGCTCGGCGGACTGGTGCGCATCGGAGCGCTCCGCTCCCCGCTCCGCGAACCCGCCCAACTCGCCGAGCTGGCCAGGTCGGTGGCGCGCCGTCCGGGATTCCGGCTGGTGGGCCTGATGGCGTACGAGGGCCATGTGGCCGGGGTGGGAGACGCGGTGGCAGGACATCCGCTGCGCTCGTCCGCGGTCCGGCTCATGCAGTCGGCGGCCCGCAGAGAACTGGCTTCCAGGCGTGCGGCGGTGGTGCGCGCGGTCCGTGCTGTGGCACCGGAGCTGGAGTTCGTCAACGGCGGCGGCACGGGCAGCGTCCAGCACACCGCGGCGGAGGAGGCGGTGACCGAGATCGCCGCCGGTTCCGGCCTGTACGTACCGCGGCTCTTCGACAACTACACCTCGTTCACCGGGCGGCCTGCCGCGCTCTTCGCGATGCCGGTGGTGCGCCGGCCCGGTGTGGGCGTGGTGACGGTACTCGGCGGCGGCTACCCCGCATCGGGTGCGGCCGGCGCGGACCGGCTGCCCGTGCCGTATCTCCCCGAGGGTCTGCGCTACGACCCGCAGGAGGGCCCGGGTGAGGTGCAGACACCGCTGCTCGGCTCGCCCGCGGATGATCTGCTGATCGGCGACAAGGTGTGGTTCCGCCACGCGAAGGCGGGTGAACTGTGCGAACGCTTCACCGCGCTTCAGCTGATCCAGGGCGACCGGGTGAGCGCGACGGTGCCGACGTACCGCGGTGAGGGGCACACCTTCCTGTGA